The Vicia villosa cultivar HV-30 ecotype Madison, WI linkage group LG1, Vvil1.0, whole genome shotgun sequence genome includes a region encoding these proteins:
- the LOC131658600 gene encoding protein MAIN-LIKE 2-like has translation MSLLTMGQEHRGTISNIAEYDFTRFRTRAKPMDAPDPWIMSYIDRAGFGYVMNLVHTTIDTKFILALCERWRPETHTFHLPTGECTVTLEDVYMLLGLSTNEKEVFVNVQQLNALCVEMLGVDLIEGEGRERGRGQGTGNSVNFMYLSLLEDIDEIKMYSWGFAVLDYLYNSLCKNAKNDSCTFYGCAFLLQAWGWWRMPVLAPENPHIYVFPYASRFNATGLDYTKTPVNKIIFYRKLLDRLRPQDFIWRPYLELGHESDPAEAAVWTAKSPIIRFTIMEMHQSDRVNLQFGMHQNISDPPECLEPWHLQKVSQ, from the exons ATGTCTCTTCTAACTATGGGTCAAGAACACCGAGGAACTATTTCAAACATTGCCGAATAC GATTTCACTAGATTTCGGACCCGTGCAAAACCGATGGATGCTCCCGACCCTTGGATTATGTCTTATATTGACCGTGCGGGATTCGGGTACGTAATGAATTTAGTACATACCACAATTGATACTAAatttatattagcattgtgtgagcgttggaggccCGAGACTCATACTTTTCATCTTCCAAcgggtgaatgtaccgtcacgcttgaggacgtgtacatgttattGGGTCTCTCAACAAATGAAAAAGAAGTGTTTGTAAATGTCCAACAACTCAATGCTCTATGCGTGGAAATGTTGGGTGTAGATTTAATTGAGGGTGAGGGCCGAGAAAGAGGTAGGGGCCAAG GCACGGGGAATAGTGTAAATTTTATGTACTTGTCTTTGCTTGAGGACATTGATGAAATCAAGATGTATAGTTGGGGTTTTGCGGTGTTGGATTACCTCTACAACTCCTTGTGCAAAAATGCAAAAAATGATAGTTGTACATTTTatggatgtgcattcttgctacaagcatgggGATGGTGGAGAATGCCAGTATTAGCCCCTGAAAACCCGCACATATACGTCTTCCCTTACGCGTCAAG GTTTAATGCAACTGGGTTGGATTACACCAAAACGCctgtaaacaaaataattttttaccgCAAACTCTTGGATCGACTTCGACCCCAAGAT tttatttggagaccGTACTTGGAATTGGGCCATGAATCCGACCCTGCAGAGGCGGCTGTTTGGACGGCAAAATCACCTATCATACGATTCACCATTATGGAGATGCACCAAAGTGACCGTGTCAAtctccaattcggcatgcatcaaaaTATCTCTGACCCCCCTGAGTGTTTGGAACCTTGGCATCTGCAAAAGGTCAGCCAATAG
- the LOC131644574 gene encoding probable LRR receptor-like serine/threonine-protein kinase At1g67720, giving the protein MEPFFLSSLSFIFLLFFTFSSAQMPGFVSLDCGGDKNFTDEIGLKWTPDDGIPYGEISAISVANETRKQYTTLRNFPADSRKYCYTLDVVSRTRYLLRATFLYGNFDNNNVYPKFDISIGATQWSTIVISDANTIEVREIIFLASSPTVSVCLSNATTGQPFISTLELRQFNGSVYFSFYEEHFYLSVSARINFGAETDEPIRYPDDPFDRIWESDSVKKANYLVDVADGTEKISTNVSIDVKRDEMPPVKVMQTAVVGTNGSLTYRLNLDGFPAIGRAYSYLAEIEDFPRNESRKFRLVLPGQADISKAVVNIEENALGKYRVYEPGFNNISLPFVMSFKLGKTADSSRGPLLNAMEINKYLEKNDGSPDGEAISSVISQYSSKDWANEGGDPCLPVPWSWILCSSDQQPRIVSILLSGKNLTGDIPLDIAKLTGLVELWLDGNMLTGPVPDFTGCVDLKIIHLENNHLAGVLPASLGNLPNLRELYVQNNMLSGTVPSELLSRNLVLNYSGNNDLHKGSRKKDQLYVIIGSAAGAAILLLATIISCLFMHKGKKKYYDQDHLISLANQKNPESKSDGHAEVAHCFSFSEIKKYTNNFEKKIGSGGFGVVYYGKQTNGKEIAVKVLTSNTYQGKKEFSNEVSLLSRIHHRNLVQLLGYCREEGNSMLIYEFMHNGTLKEHLYGPLTHGRSINWIQRLEIAEDSAKGIEYLHTGCVPAVIHRDLKSSNILLDRHMRAKVSDFGLSKLNVDGVSHVSSIVRGTVGYLDPEYYISQQLTDKSDIYSFGVILLELISGQEAISNDSFGANCRNIVQWAKLHIESGDIQGIIDPALRNGYDLQSMWKIAEKSLMCVQPHGHMRPSISEVVKEIQDAIAIEREVESVSDEMTRNSVHSSINMGSMDLAATENYLAIDDSIARPTAR; this is encoded by the exons ATGGAACCTTTCTTCCTTTCCTCTCTCTCATTCATCTTCCTACTTTTCTTCACTTTTTCTTCTGCTCAGATGCCAG GTTTTGTGAGTTTGGACTGTGGAGGTGATAAGAATTTCACTGATGAAATTGGTCTTAAATGGACTCCTGATGATGGAATTCCTTACGGAGAAATAAGCGCGATTTCGGTTGCGAATGAGACGCGGAAACAATACACGACGCTTCGAAACTTTCCTGCTGATTCCAGAAAATACTGCTACACACTTGATGTTGTTAGCAGGACAAGGTATCTACTGAGGGCAACATTCTTGTATGGAAATTTTGATAACAACAATGTTTATCCGAAATTTGATATTTCGATTGGGGCTACTCAATGGTCTACTATTGTTATATCGGATGCGAATACGATAGAAGTAAGGGAAATTATATTTTTGGCTTCTAGTCCTACTGTTAGTGTATGTCTGTCGAATGCAACAACGGGGCAACCGTTCATATCTACGCTTGAACTGAGACAGTTTAATGGTTCGGTTTATTTTTCGTTCTACGAGGAACATTTCTACCTCAGCGTCTCTGCGAGGATAAATTTCGGTGCAGAGACGGACGAGCCAATCAG GTATCCTGATGACCCGTTTGATAGAATTTGGGAGTCGGATTCTGTCAAGAAAGCGAATTACCTCGTCGATGTTGCTGATGGAACTGAGAAAATTTCGACCAATGTATCCATTGATGTCAAGAGAGATGAAATGCCACCGGTGAAAGTAATGCAGACAGCGGTAGTAGGTACGAATGGATCTCTAACGTACCGATTAAACTTGGATGGTTTTCCTGCTATTGGACGAGCGTACAGCTATCTTGCAGAGATAGAAGATTTTCCTAGAAACGAATCGAGAAAATTCAGGCTAGTACTTCCAGGCCAGGCTGATATTAGTAAAGCCGTGGTAAATATTGAAGAGAACGCTCTAGGAAAATATCGCGTTTATGAGCCTGGGTTTAACAATATATCGCTACCTTTTGTAATGTCGTTTAAGTTAGGCAAAACAGCTGATTCTTCTCGAGGTCCTCTTCTAAATGCCATGGAGATTAATAAGTATCTCGAGAAAAATGACGGTTCTCCTGATG GAGAAGCTATATCTAGTGTGATTTCTCAATACTCTTCAAAAGATTGGGCAAACGAAGGGGGTGATCCGTGTTTACCTGTCCCGTGGTCGTGGATCCTATGTAGCTCGGATCAACAGCCGAGAATAGTTTCAATTTTGTTGTCTGGGAAAAATTTGACGGGCGATATTCCTTTGGACATCGCTAAATTGACTGGTCTGGTTGAACT ATGGCTTGATGGCAATATGCTGACAGGCCCGGTACCAGATTTCACCGGATGCGTGGACTTAAAGATCAT TCATCTTGAGAACAACCACTTGGCAGGTGTGCTTCCGGCATCTTTGGGGAACCTTCCGAATTTGAGGGAACT GTATGTTCAGAATAATATGTTATCTGGAACCGTACCGTCTGAACTTTTGAGCAGAAATTTGGTTTTAAA CTACTCTGGAAACAACGATCTTCATAAGGGAAGCCGAAAAAAGGACCAACTGTATGTGATTATTGGTTCAGCAGCTGGCGCCGCCATTTTACTTTTAGCTACTATCATATCTTGCTTGTTTATGcacaaaggaaagaaaaaatattATGATCAAG ACCACCTTATTTCACTCGCTAATCAAAAAAACCCGGAATCTAAGAGTGATGGTCATGCAGAAGTTGCTCACTGCTTCAGCTTTTCTGAAATTAAAAAGTATACGAACAATTTCGAGAAAAAAATTGGTTCAGGAGGTTTTGGAGTTGTTTACTATGGGAAACAGACAAATGGAAAAGAGATAGCAGTTAAGGTTTTAACTAGTAATACCTATCAAGGCAAAAAAGAGTTCTCTAATGAG GTGAGTCTTTTGTCGAGAATTCATCACAGAAATTTGGTGCAGCTTCTCGGTTATTGCCGAGAAGAAGGAAACAGTATGCTTATTTACGAGTTCATGCATAACGGAACTCTCAAGGAACATCTTTATGGCCCGTTAACACACGGACGGAGTATCAACTGGATTCAGCGACTTGAAATCGCCGAAGATTCTGCGAAAG GTATTGAGTATCTTCACACAGGATGTGTCCCTGCAGTTATCCACAGAGACCTAAAAAGCAGCAACATTCTTCTAGACAGACACATGAGAGCTAAGGTTTCGGATTTTGGTCTTTCCAAACTCAATGTTGATGGAGTCTCTCATGTGTCTAGCATAGTTCGTGGTACAGTAGGATATCTAGATCCCGA GTACTATATTTCTCAGCAGTTGACTGACAAGAGTGATATTTATAGTTTTGGCGTAATTCTTCTTGAACTCATATCAGGTCAAGAAGCAATATCTAATGACAGTTTCGGTGCTAATTGCAGAAACATAGTCCAATGG GCAAAGTTGCATATTGAGAGTGGTGATATACAAGGTATAATTGATCCAGCCTTACGCAACGGCTATGATCTACAATCGATGTGGAAAATAGCGGAGAAATCAT